The Aphelocoma coerulescens isolate FSJ_1873_10779 chromosome 14, UR_Acoe_1.0, whole genome shotgun sequence genome has a window encoding:
- the PGAP6 gene encoding post-GPI attachment to proteins factor 6 isoform X2, translating into MAGAAGPPLPRLLLLLLQLLALPAGRGNRTGPDSLYVSEYFSQSAQKLSFYSWYGNAKLFHFHVPEDTVLLRWLLQASRGKGPECTSMEITVHFRHGAPPVINPLGTRFPANATVRPSYNISITLSSAVQNTTFVNVTTPAAGDWFIAAHLPEAAGRIEVKADMFVLRLTDMPVLEPGVPMPHTVVSPAKPLHVKVFVPKHASGMRFQLSSCVTSEQRACSVRVLLGSITLPQSFQRSLTCTGSINCSLALDSPPWEKWLQIMVESLGTTNASVSLEMLASFTVCRPGSTSSFLNFISLNQSQAGARPGAAGSSAPAAGEAPHNASSQRSSCLQSQPVVREDLDVVSVRYRLLNGPGVPVNPLSPTVLLLNLNTGMDSGGSLVVNLLLNKTSVSLANATVVACVSAASPVLSLNATQNCSTAFSHGYPLSVSTSSGEAMLIVLYPQTDDWFLSLQLLCPRGQGDCTSAEAKVTVFAYLTPCFNDCGPYGQCSLLRRHGYLYAGCSCKAGWGGWSCTDDTKAQTVGAQNLATLLLTLSNLMFLPAIAVAVYRYYLVEASVYTYTMFFSTFYHACDQPGVAVMCIMDYDTLQYCDFLGSVVSIWVTILCMARVKKILKYVLFILGTLLIAMSLQLDRRGVWNMMGPCLFALVIMVTAWVHHGAKRRHCYPSSWKRWVFYLLPGITLAFIAISVYAFMETNENYFYTHSIWHVLVACSVAFLLPPRDKHKKPWAWSQKLTCRYQICQNDREELYAVT; encoded by the exons aTGGCCGGGGCAGCCGGGCCGCCCCTgccgcggctgctgctgctgctgctgcagctcctggcgcTGCCCGCCGGCCGCGGCAACCGCACCGGCCCCG ACTCCCTGTATGTCTCCGAGTACTTCTCTCAGAGTGCACAGAAGCTGTCCTTCTACAGCTGGTATGGGAATGCCAAGCTCTTCCACTTCCACGTGCCAGAAGACACTGTGCTGCTACGTTGGCTCCTGCAGGCATCCCGGGGTAAAGGCCCCGAGTGCACCAGCATGGAGATCACTGT GCACTTTCGCCACGGAGCCCCTCCCGTCATTAACCCGCTGGGCACTCGCTTTCCTGCCAACGCCACCGTCCGTCCCTCCTACAACATCAGCATCAccctcagcagtgctgtgcaAAACACCACCTTTGTGAACGTCACCACCCCTGCTGCTGGGGACTGGTTCATTGCTGCCCACCTGCCCGAGGCTGCGGGCAGGATTGAGGTGAAG GCAGATATGTTTGTGCTCAGACTCACTGATatgcctgtcctggagcctggTGTCCCCATGCCACACACCGTTGTCTCGCCTGCTAAGCCACTGCATGTCAA GGTCTTCGTTCCCAAACACGCTTCAGGGATGCGGTTCCAGCTGAGCAGCTGCGTCACCAGCGAGCAGAGAGCCTGCAGCGTGCGGGTGCTGCTGGGCTCCATCACCCTGCCCCAGTCCTTTCAGAGGAGCCTCACCTGCACCGGGAGCATCAACTGCAGCCTGGCCCTGGATTCGCCCCCCTGGGAGAAGTGGCTGCAGATCATGGTGGAGAGTCTCGGCACCACCAATGCCAGCGTGTCCCTGGAGATGCTGGCTTCTTTCACAG ttTGCAGACCAGGAAGCACCAGTTCCTTCCTTAACTTCATCAGCCTAAACCAGAGCCAGGCTGGTGCCAGaccaggagcagcaggcagctctgctccagctgctggagaggctccACACAACGCGTCCAGCCAGCggagctcctgcctgcagagccaGCCCGTCGTGAGGGAGGACCTGGACGTGGTGTCCGTGCGCTACCGGCTCTTGAACGGTCCCGGTGTGCCCGTGAACCCCCTGTCCCCCACCGTCCTCCTGCTCAACCTGAACACGGGCATGGACAGCGGGGGATCGCTCGTGGTCAATCTGCTGCTTAACAAG ACATCTGTGAGCCTGGCCAATGCCACTGTGGTAGCCTGTGTGAGTGCTGCTTCACCAGTGCTGTCCCTCAACGCCACACAGAACTGCAGCACAG ctttttcCCACGGCTACCCTCTGAGTGTGAGCACGTCCTCTGGGGAAGCGATGCTGATTGTCCTGTACCCACAGACTGATGACTGgttcctgtccctgcagctcctctgtccCAGGGGACAGGG GGACTGTACCAGTGCAGAAGCCAAAGTGACGGTGTTCGCGTACCTCACGCCCTGCTTCAACGACTGCGGGCCCTACGGGCAGTGCAGCCTCCTGCGCAGACACGGCTACCTctatgctggctgcagctgcaaGGCTG GTTGGGGCGGCTGGAGCTGCACGGATGACACCAAGGCCCAGACCGTGGGTGCACAGAACTTGGCCACACTCCTGCTCACCCTGAGCAACCTCATGTTCCTGCCCGCCATTGCAGTCGCTGTCTATCGCTACTACCTGGTGGAGGCCTCTGTCTACACCTACACCATGTTCTTCTCCACG TTCTACCACGCGTGTGACCAGCCAGGCGTGGCTGTGATGTGCATCATGGACTACGACACCCTGCAGTACTGTGACTTCCTGGGCTCCGTGGTGTCCATCTGGGTCACCATCCTGTGCATGGCCCGTGTGAAGAAGATCCTGAAATAC GTCCTTTTCATCTTGGGGACCTTGTTAATTGCCATGTCCCTGCAGCTGGACCGCAGAGGGGTGTGGAACATGATGGGTCCCTGCCTCTTCGCCCTCGTCATCATGGTTACAGCGTGG GTTCACCACGGAGCGAAGCGCAGGCACTGCTACCCCTCCTCGTGGAAGCGCTGGGTTTTCTACCTCCTTCCAGGGATCACCTTGGCTTTCATTGCCATCTCAGTGTACGCTTTCATGGAAACCAatgagaactatttctacacccaCAGCATCTGGCACGTGCTGGTGGCTTGCAGTGTCGCTTTCTTGCTCCCTCCTCGGGACAAGCATAAGAAGCCCTGGGCCTGGTCCCAGAAGCTCACGTGTCGCTATCAGATCTGCCAGAACGACCGTGAGGAGCTCTATGCTGTGACCTGA
- the PGAP6 gene encoding post-GPI attachment to proteins factor 6 isoform X1, with translation MAGAAGPPLPRLLLLLLQLLALPAGRGNRTGPDSLYVSEYFSQSAQKLSFYSWYGNAKLFHFHVPEDTVLLRWLLQASRGKGPECTSMEITVHFRHGAPPVINPLGTRFPANATVRPSYNISITLSSAVQNTTFVNVTTPAAGDWFIAAHLPEAAGRIEVKGFSTPCPYMFQADMFVLRLTDMPVLEPGVPMPHTVVSPAKPLHVKVFVPKHASGMRFQLSSCVTSEQRACSVRVLLGSITLPQSFQRSLTCTGSINCSLALDSPPWEKWLQIMVESLGTTNASVSLEMLASFTVCRPGSTSSFLNFISLNQSQAGARPGAAGSSAPAAGEAPHNASSQRSSCLQSQPVVREDLDVVSVRYRLLNGPGVPVNPLSPTVLLLNLNTGMDSGGSLVVNLLLNKTSVSLANATVVACVSAASPVLSLNATQNCSTAFSHGYPLSVSTSSGEAMLIVLYPQTDDWFLSLQLLCPRGQGDCTSAEAKVTVFAYLTPCFNDCGPYGQCSLLRRHGYLYAGCSCKAGWGGWSCTDDTKAQTVGAQNLATLLLTLSNLMFLPAIAVAVYRYYLVEASVYTYTMFFSTFYHACDQPGVAVMCIMDYDTLQYCDFLGSVVSIWVTILCMARVKKILKYVLFILGTLLIAMSLQLDRRGVWNMMGPCLFALVIMVTAWVHHGAKRRHCYPSSWKRWVFYLLPGITLAFIAISVYAFMETNENYFYTHSIWHVLVACSVAFLLPPRDKHKKPWAWSQKLTCRYQICQNDREELYAVT, from the exons aTGGCCGGGGCAGCCGGGCCGCCCCTgccgcggctgctgctgctgctgctgcagctcctggcgcTGCCCGCCGGCCGCGGCAACCGCACCGGCCCCG ACTCCCTGTATGTCTCCGAGTACTTCTCTCAGAGTGCACAGAAGCTGTCCTTCTACAGCTGGTATGGGAATGCCAAGCTCTTCCACTTCCACGTGCCAGAAGACACTGTGCTGCTACGTTGGCTCCTGCAGGCATCCCGGGGTAAAGGCCCCGAGTGCACCAGCATGGAGATCACTGT GCACTTTCGCCACGGAGCCCCTCCCGTCATTAACCCGCTGGGCACTCGCTTTCCTGCCAACGCCACCGTCCGTCCCTCCTACAACATCAGCATCAccctcagcagtgctgtgcaAAACACCACCTTTGTGAACGTCACCACCCCTGCTGCTGGGGACTGGTTCATTGCTGCCCACCTGCCCGAGGCTGCGGGCAGGATTGAGGTGAAG GGTTTCTCCACTCCATGCCCCTATATGTTCCAGGCAGATATGTTTGTGCTCAGACTCACTGATatgcctgtcctggagcctggTGTCCCCATGCCACACACCGTTGTCTCGCCTGCTAAGCCACTGCATGTCAA GGTCTTCGTTCCCAAACACGCTTCAGGGATGCGGTTCCAGCTGAGCAGCTGCGTCACCAGCGAGCAGAGAGCCTGCAGCGTGCGGGTGCTGCTGGGCTCCATCACCCTGCCCCAGTCCTTTCAGAGGAGCCTCACCTGCACCGGGAGCATCAACTGCAGCCTGGCCCTGGATTCGCCCCCCTGGGAGAAGTGGCTGCAGATCATGGTGGAGAGTCTCGGCACCACCAATGCCAGCGTGTCCCTGGAGATGCTGGCTTCTTTCACAG ttTGCAGACCAGGAAGCACCAGTTCCTTCCTTAACTTCATCAGCCTAAACCAGAGCCAGGCTGGTGCCAGaccaggagcagcaggcagctctgctccagctgctggagaggctccACACAACGCGTCCAGCCAGCggagctcctgcctgcagagccaGCCCGTCGTGAGGGAGGACCTGGACGTGGTGTCCGTGCGCTACCGGCTCTTGAACGGTCCCGGTGTGCCCGTGAACCCCCTGTCCCCCACCGTCCTCCTGCTCAACCTGAACACGGGCATGGACAGCGGGGGATCGCTCGTGGTCAATCTGCTGCTTAACAAG ACATCTGTGAGCCTGGCCAATGCCACTGTGGTAGCCTGTGTGAGTGCTGCTTCACCAGTGCTGTCCCTCAACGCCACACAGAACTGCAGCACAG ctttttcCCACGGCTACCCTCTGAGTGTGAGCACGTCCTCTGGGGAAGCGATGCTGATTGTCCTGTACCCACAGACTGATGACTGgttcctgtccctgcagctcctctgtccCAGGGGACAGGG GGACTGTACCAGTGCAGAAGCCAAAGTGACGGTGTTCGCGTACCTCACGCCCTGCTTCAACGACTGCGGGCCCTACGGGCAGTGCAGCCTCCTGCGCAGACACGGCTACCTctatgctggctgcagctgcaaGGCTG GTTGGGGCGGCTGGAGCTGCACGGATGACACCAAGGCCCAGACCGTGGGTGCACAGAACTTGGCCACACTCCTGCTCACCCTGAGCAACCTCATGTTCCTGCCCGCCATTGCAGTCGCTGTCTATCGCTACTACCTGGTGGAGGCCTCTGTCTACACCTACACCATGTTCTTCTCCACG TTCTACCACGCGTGTGACCAGCCAGGCGTGGCTGTGATGTGCATCATGGACTACGACACCCTGCAGTACTGTGACTTCCTGGGCTCCGTGGTGTCCATCTGGGTCACCATCCTGTGCATGGCCCGTGTGAAGAAGATCCTGAAATAC GTCCTTTTCATCTTGGGGACCTTGTTAATTGCCATGTCCCTGCAGCTGGACCGCAGAGGGGTGTGGAACATGATGGGTCCCTGCCTCTTCGCCCTCGTCATCATGGTTACAGCGTGG GTTCACCACGGAGCGAAGCGCAGGCACTGCTACCCCTCCTCGTGGAAGCGCTGGGTTTTCTACCTCCTTCCAGGGATCACCTTGGCTTTCATTGCCATCTCAGTGTACGCTTTCATGGAAACCAatgagaactatttctacacccaCAGCATCTGGCACGTGCTGGTGGCTTGCAGTGTCGCTTTCTTGCTCCCTCCTCGGGACAAGCATAAGAAGCCCTGGGCCTGGTCCCAGAAGCTCACGTGTCGCTATCAGATCTGCCAGAACGACCGTGAGGAGCTCTATGCTGTGACCTGA